GGCGCACGTTACTGCTGTCGCAGTTGCCGGAAACGCTTCGCTTATTCCGGCCTACATTTACAGACGCGTGTGCAGGATTGGCATCAAAAGGGAAATCGGAACCTCAGGGCATGTGTGCCCATCAACGCGCAGGCCACGGCTGTAGTTCCCCCCTTTGCGAAGGCTCTTCCGGGAATTGTGGGGAAGGTGGTTACAAGGACCCGGGTGGCACCGCGCTGGAGCGTAGGCATCTTGCCTGCGATGGCGGCGCAGCCGCCACAGACCGCGCGGCTGGCGCCGCGGCTACAGGCTGGGAAGCCTGTGCTCCAGCGCGGCGCGACTAGCTTCCCCTCCCGTCAACGGATGGGGGTTAGCCATGCACGGCTCCCCCCGGAATTCCCGGATGAACCTTTGCGAAGGGTGACAGCGGGTGTTTGAATTTTTGCCGACATTCTCCTCCAGAACTGCACTCCTTTCAAAGTAAGCTGCCGATGATCGGGACGAAATCAAAAAGGGAGCCTCAAGTGCGAGGCTCCCTTTCCCGTTTATTGCAGGCGTATTGCTAGTTCGCTGCTATTTCGTTCGAGAAGTCATCGATCCAGTAGACGCGGTCCGCGCGGCTCTGCAGTTCAGTCGACACAGCTGTCTTGAAGACCACGAGCTCCACCTTTTTTCCTATCTCGGAGAGGAACTCGATGGCGTCGAGCAGGTCGGAGTCGCCGGAGGAGAGAATGAGGGTGTCGTAGTTTTCCTTGTGGATAAGCGAGAGGGTGGCGATGCCGACGTCCACTCCCTTCTGGATCTCGTTGTTTATCTTGTGCAGCGGCGTTGTTTCCGACTGGTTGGGGCAGGAGAGGTTCACTTTCGTGCCGCATATCTCGCAGTAGGCCTTGTCGGCCCGCTGGGTCTTCAACTCGTACAGCTTCGTGATGATCTTCGGGCCGTTGGGGGGGGCGCTTCTGAGCCAGTTGTGGAAGTTGTCCTGAGCTTCGCTCGGCGGGTTGTTCGTGCTGTTCAGGTAGTATGCCCGCCAAATCGGGCCGTCATGCTCCAGCTTGTTTCTGAGCTTCAGGTAGGAGAACTGGTAGTTGGCCGTCACGCTATGCCTGCTGTTGAATAGATACCCAGCGTCTATGAGCCATAGCCTGCGGTTAGTCATGTTGCGCTCCTTTCTGATGTAGGGAGAACGACTAGGCTTTCTATATCACATTACCCTCCCTTTACAAGCCACTGCCGCTGAGGTGCTGGGATGCGATGAAACTCGACGGCCCATCCCTCTACGCCGTTCCCCGATCGCTCCCTTGACAGCTTCACCCATCCCTGTGCACCTCCCTCGAAGGACGGAGCCCCTCTCATGTGACTTTCCGATTACCTCATTTTCAAGATCCCGAACCGTGAAGCAGTGATTAAAGCTACTTATGCGCCTCCATGGATCGTCAATAATCTGTCGCTGATGCTGTAATCACCAAAAAAGTGCATAAACAATTGGGAGTTATGCGTACAGCACCTATTCATGCGGCTTCGCAATCCACATTTATGTGGATAACTGTGTTCATAACTTTGCGCCGGAACCCTTTAGACCCACCTAAAACGCGACCTTTTAGCCTTTTGCCTACAAAATAGGCAGCTGGTTTTGACGCGGAGGGGGACCCTTCGATGTGTACTGGCAGGCGCGGGGAAGCGTGAAATGTAGGCCGGGATAAGCCGCCAGGCGTTCCCGGTGGTCCACCCGCACACGCCGGTGCGGCAGCGATTGCCGGAAACGCTGCCGCTTATTCCGGCCTACATGTCTCCTCCGGGTCCGTGAGGGAGTGAAGCTATAGAATAGGAGGTTGGTTATGATGCGGAGGGCGATCCTGTGGGGTGGCAGGGGGGGGCAGCGTGATATGTAGGCCGGGATAAGCCGCCAGGCGTTCCCGGTGGTCCACCCGCACACGCCGGTGCGGCAGCGATTGCCGGAAACGCTGCCGCTTATTCCGGCCTACATGTCTCCTCCGGGTCCGTGAGGGAGTGAGCTATATAAATAGGAGGTTGGTTGACGCGGAGGGTGACCTTCGTTGTGGACTGGCAGGCTGGAGCCGCGTGATATGTAGGCCGGGATAAGCCGCCAGGCGTTCCCGGCGGTCCACCCGCACATGCAGGTGCGGCAGCGATTGCCGGAAACGCTGCCGCTTATTCCGGCCTACATGTCGCCTCCGGGTCCGTGAGGGAGTGAGCTATATAAATAGGAGGTTGGTTGACGCGGAGGGTGATCTTCGTTGTGGACTGGCAGGGGGAGGACAGCGTGATATGTAGGCCGGGATAAGCCGCCAGGCGTTCCCGGCGGTCCACCCGCACACGCCGGTTCGGCACCGATTGCCGAAACGCTGCCGCATATTCCGGCCTACATTGAGCCGTAACGTAAGCCGGCGGCTTCGTGTGCCTCAGTACGCCGGATTCACCATCTTTTCACGCAGGCGCGCTATGGGCGCAAGGAGGGAGTCCGGAACCAGGGATAATGCAAGAAGGAATGCCGCTTCGCTGTGCCATCCCTGCCACCGGCCGTATTCGAGGACATAGTTTCGCGCGACGGTCGCCTTTCCCTCGCCCAGAAAGTGCCGGGCGGAGACGCGCGAGCATTCTGCCGCCATCTGCCGCAGGTATGCCTGGTCATCCTGCTGCATCTCAGGAAAGGCCGCTATGAGCTTGCGGGCAATCTCGATGTTGAAGTCGTTGTACAACTGCTGGTACCGGATGCTGGACAGGTTGCTGCTGTGGATCCGACGGTTCAATACTGGCCGATTGACGCAGATGAAGGGGAAAATGACCGTTGCCCGCAGCCACAGGTCTCGGTCCTCCCCCACATGGAACCGCTCGTCAAAGGCGCCGACGGCCTCCACGACGCAACGCCGGACCATTGTCCCGCCTATCGGGATGAACCTCCCCCTGAGCAGCGCGGAAAAGAGGCCCTCGTAGAGGTATGTTCCATCTGGGAGGGTGTCGTGAGGAGTCTTCTCGATCTGCTGCGCGACGTACGGTGAAGAGGGGAGCGGCTTTGCAGGGTCCTCCTCGAACTGGTGGAAGAGCCCGAAAGCGATGCCGGCTCCCCGGTGGGCTGCGAGTGCTGACGCAAGGGTGCGCAGGGCGTCCGGCATGAGGAGATCGTCGGAGTCGAGAAAAACGAGATTTCTTCCCGTCGTTGCTCCGATCCCCGCGTTGCGCGCGCTGCTTACCCCGCCATTGGCGCGGGCCAGATAGCGCACCCGGGCACCAAAACGCCGCACCACGTCTGGAGTCCTGTCGGTTGAGCCGTCGTCGACGACGAGCACTTCGTAAGGCGGCACACTCTGGCTCAGGACGCTCTCGATCGCTTCGCCCAAATATTTTTCTGCATTGTAGCAGGGGATAATAACGGAAATGGTCTGGCAGGGGCTGGTCATCACTCCTCTCCTCCTGAAGGGGGACGTTGAGGAACGCCAGTACATTACATAACACGTCACGGCATAAGAGCAACTCGTGCCGCCGAAAGGGGAGGGGCGATCGACTCCCTGAGTGGGCGCGGCGGGTGCGAAGAAGAGCGGCCCTGGTGCCTACCCCCGTGGACAAAGGAGGCTGCTTTCCGTTGCCGCTCCCTTAGATTACGGCCTTCGCCCCATGGGCCCCAGATAGGCCGCGGCTGCTCCCTTCAGGGACATGTCGAGATCTGGCAGCGCGTTGATGGCGGCTACGACCGTGTCGTTCAATGCGCCGTCGTCGAGGT
The DNA window shown above is from Geomonas sp. RF6 and carries:
- a CDS encoding NYN domain-containing protein → MTNRRLWLIDAGYLFNSRHSVTANYQFSYLKLRNKLEHDGPIWRAYYLNSTNNPPSEAQDNFHNWLRSAPPNGPKIITKLYELKTQRADKAYCEICGTKVNLSCPNQSETTPLHKINNEIQKGVDVGIATLSLIHKENYDTLILSSGDSDLLDAIEFLSEIGKKVELVVFKTAVSTELQSRADRVYWIDDFSNEIAAN
- a CDS encoding glycosyltransferase family 2 protein codes for the protein MTSPCQTISVIIPCYNAEKYLGEAIESVLSQSVPPYEVLVVDDGSTDRTPDVVRRFGARVRYLARANGGVSSARNAGIGATTGRNLVFLDSDDLLMPDALRTLASALAAHRGAGIAFGLFHQFEEDPAKPLPSSPYVAQQIEKTPHDTLPDGTYLYEGLFSALLRGRFIPIGGTMVRRCVVEAVGAFDERFHVGEDRDLWLRATVIFPFICVNRPVLNRRIHSSNLSSIRYQQLYNDFNIEIARKLIAAFPEMQQDDQAYLRQMAAECSRVSARHFLGEGKATVARNYVLEYGRWQGWHSEAAFLLALSLVPDSLLAPIARLREKMVNPAY